One Psychrobacillus glaciei genomic region harbors:
- the cbiB gene encoding adenosylcobinamide-phosphate synthase CbiB, which produces MGPHIIAIAIGLLVDRIIGDPPNWPHPVRWIGSLISKLTDWLNKGMARKAKGFLLVILVVGITFFSTVAILIGAYSINIWVGIAVESILIASGLAQKSLKEAAMDVYKPLMAKDLPVARQKLSWIVGRDTEELDEKEITRGVVETVSENISDGITAPLFYAFLFAGAPGLWLYKAINTLDSMVGYKNEKYEDFGFAAAKLDDIANYIPSRLTGYIIMLWGKKESALPFGKRMKGWWLDAKKHPSPNSGYLEAATAYQLGIQLGGKNTYKGVVSNRALMGVGEVAITPHHIVSTISHLNTAVFLFWLWIMVIGGILFVIT; this is translated from the coding sequence ATGGGTCCGCATATTATTGCGATAGCAATTGGTCTACTAGTAGACAGAATCATCGGGGACCCACCAAATTGGCCACATCCTGTACGATGGATCGGTTCCCTAATTTCGAAACTCACAGACTGGCTGAATAAAGGAATGGCTCGAAAAGCGAAAGGATTTCTACTTGTTATCCTAGTCGTTGGAATCACATTCTTTAGTACAGTTGCTATTTTAATCGGTGCGTATTCCATTAATATATGGGTTGGAATTGCAGTTGAGAGTATTTTAATCGCCTCGGGACTTGCACAAAAAAGTCTAAAAGAAGCGGCAATGGATGTATATAAACCTTTAATGGCAAAAGATTTACCTGTTGCAAGACAAAAACTTTCGTGGATTGTCGGTCGTGATACAGAAGAATTAGACGAGAAGGAAATTACAAGGGGTGTCGTAGAAACGGTATCTGAAAACATAAGCGACGGAATTACTGCCCCACTTTTTTATGCATTTCTTTTTGCCGGTGCACCAGGGCTGTGGTTGTATAAAGCAATAAATACACTCGATTCCATGGTAGGCTACAAAAATGAAAAGTATGAGGATTTTGGTTTTGCCGCTGCAAAATTAGATGATATTGCAAACTATATTCCAAGCCGTTTAACTGGCTATATTATTATGCTTTGGGGAAAAAAAGAAAGTGCCTTACCTTTTGGGAAGCGCATGAAAGGCTGGTGGCTTGATGCGAAAAAACATCCAAGTCCAAATAGCGGTTATTTAGAAGCTGCAACAGCTTACCAATTAGGAATACAATTAGGTGGAAAAAATACATATAAAGGGGTCGTATCAAATCGAGCGCTAATGGGAGTGGGCGAGGTGGCAATAACACCTCACCATATAGTAAGTACAATATCGCATTTGAATACGGCTGTTTTTTTATTTTGGCTTTGGATAATGGTCATTGGAGGGATTTTATTTGTCATTACCTAA
- a CDS encoding pyridoxal phosphate-dependent aminotransferase, protein MSLPNHGANAHHLYEILHMKMPEKVIDFSENVNPLGPPAFVKERWESYEDLITKYPDPHGEPFLSAAANYHNAHVKNVMVGNGAAEIFASLAKRYENKRAILIHPTFSEYATTLAPYHVYIKEIIAKQGLPLDELFDEIEFAEVIYICRPNNPTGYLAPLEEIIQIATYAKRYKCEVILDEAFLDFIDERESFIPYLNKFPNVIVVRSMTKMYAIPGLRLGYAITSESIVNETRSKMPHWNSNAIATTIGAACLQEEEYRLRAISYAKEMREQFSTFLEKWNCVVLPSRTNFLCFQLPVPTKSSEFFLSLLAKGCVLRHTENFKGLDGKWFRVGMKEKSQMGYLRKEMTAWFEGNLSS, encoded by the coding sequence TTGTCATTACCTAATCACGGAGCAAATGCTCATCACTTATACGAAATTCTCCATATGAAGATGCCTGAAAAGGTGATTGATTTCAGTGAAAATGTCAATCCACTAGGTCCGCCTGCATTTGTGAAAGAGCGCTGGGAATCGTACGAAGACTTAATCACAAAATACCCAGATCCTCATGGAGAACCATTTTTATCAGCAGCTGCGAACTATCATAATGCGCATGTTAAAAACGTTATGGTTGGAAACGGAGCAGCTGAAATATTTGCAAGTCTTGCGAAACGATACGAAAATAAACGGGCTATTTTGATACATCCGACCTTTTCGGAATATGCAACAACCCTTGCCCCTTATCATGTGTACATAAAAGAAATAATTGCAAAGCAGGGGCTCCCACTAGATGAACTATTCGATGAAATCGAGTTTGCAGAAGTAATTTATATTTGCAGACCGAATAATCCGACTGGTTATTTGGCTCCTTTAGAAGAAATTATCCAAATTGCAACATATGCGAAGAGATATAAGTGCGAAGTAATTTTAGATGAAGCATTTCTTGATTTCATTGATGAAAGGGAATCATTTATTCCTTATTTGAATAAATTTCCGAATGTCATTGTCGTGCGTTCGATGACGAAAATGTATGCGATTCCTGGATTGCGACTTGGTTATGCGATAACGAGTGAATCAATTGTTAACGAAACTCGTTCAAAAATGCCGCACTGGAATAGCAATGCAATTGCAACAACGATTGGTGCAGCGTGTTTACAAGAAGAGGAATACCGTTTACGGGCAATTTCATATGCCAAGGAAATGCGTGAGCAATTTAGTACTTTTCTTGAAAAGTGGAACTGTGTTGTGCTTCCGTCTAGGACGAATTTTCTTTGTTTTCAACTACCAGTTCCAACTAAATCAAGCGAATTCTTTCTGTCTTTACTAGCAAAAGGTTGCGTACTACGTCATACCGAGAATTTTAAAGGGCTTGATGGAAAATGGTTTCGAGTGGGAATGAAAGAAAAATCGCAAATGGGGTACTTACGGAAGGAGATGACCGCATGGTTCGAGGGAAACTTGTCTTCATAA
- a CDS encoding bifunctional adenosylcobinamide kinase/adenosylcobinamide-phosphate guanylyltransferase translates to MVRGKLVFITGGVRSGKSSFAEHYLMKEQVKRNVYVASGVAVDGEMKERIKRHQNDRENYPVEWATIEQPRYIEQILPYIQEGDGILWDCVTTWLANELYNNDMEKVEKALFETIEYLMHKAKVIVIVSNEVLDEPLSKYESVVLYQKWIGRIHQQLVAKADHAFEMEYGLSHQWK, encoded by the coding sequence ATGGTTCGAGGGAAACTTGTCTTCATAACCGGGGGTGTGCGAAGCGGAAAAAGTAGCTTTGCCGAACATTATTTAATGAAAGAGCAAGTAAAACGAAATGTGTATGTCGCTTCTGGAGTAGCAGTAGATGGTGAAATGAAGGAACGAATTAAGAGACATCAAAACGATCGTGAAAATTATCCAGTCGAATGGGCGACTATCGAGCAACCACGATACATCGAACAAATACTTCCGTATATTCAAGAAGGAGACGGCATCCTGTGGGACTGTGTCACCACTTGGCTTGCCAATGAACTTTATAATAATGATATGGAAAAAGTCGAAAAGGCACTATTTGAAACAATCGAATATTTAATGCACAAAGCAAAAGTAATTGTCATTGTTTCCAATGAAGTGCTTGATGAACCTTTATCGAAATACGAAAGCGTCGTCCTATATCAAAAATGGATTGGACGAATTCACCAACAACTCGTTGCGAAAGCAGATCATGCTTTTGAAATGGAATATGGATTAAGTCATCAGTGGAAATGA
- a CDS encoding cobyric acid synthase: MKGLMVQGTASSVGKSLVCTAICRLLANEGKRVAPFKSQNMSSLSIHTEDNLEISVSQALQARAAKTPYLTEMNPILLKPTGNMETDIIILGKKENKMNGMHYRQHYFEEGQKLIKNSLQTLSSSFEYLILEGAGSPVEMNLRDRELVNMRVADLADVPVLLVANIEYGGVFASIIGTLALLPEEQRARVKGIVINKFQGDVSLFQDGIDFIESYTGVDVLGVIPYFPNELEEEDGEVKNNQLASDEQINEWALHFKEFVKWDKVKAILEGDV; this comes from the coding sequence GTGAAAGGATTAATGGTGCAAGGCACAGCTTCTAGTGTCGGAAAAAGCTTGGTATGTACAGCAATTTGTCGACTACTTGCGAACGAAGGAAAACGAGTAGCACCTTTCAAATCACAAAACATGTCTAGCTTAAGCATTCATACAGAAGACAATTTAGAGATTAGCGTTTCCCAAGCTTTGCAAGCAAGAGCTGCAAAAACTCCTTATTTAACGGAGATGAACCCAATATTATTGAAACCTACAGGCAACATGGAAACAGACATTATTATTCTTGGCAAAAAAGAAAACAAAATGAATGGCATGCACTACCGACAGCACTATTTTGAAGAAGGTCAAAAGCTTATAAAAAACAGTTTACAAACACTGTCCAGTTCCTTTGAATACTTAATTTTAGAAGGTGCAGGCAGTCCTGTTGAAATGAATCTGAGAGACCGTGAACTTGTGAATATGCGGGTTGCCGATTTAGCAGATGTTCCTGTTTTATTAGTTGCCAATATTGAGTATGGTGGTGTGTTTGCATCTATCATTGGAACGCTTGCATTATTACCTGAAGAACAAAGAGCTCGTGTGAAAGGAATCGTTATTAATAAGTTTCAAGGGGACGTTTCGTTATTCCAAGATGGAATTGATTTCATCGAATCGTATACAGGCGTGGATGTATTAGGGGTTATTCCTTATTTTCCAAATGAATTGGAGGAGGAAGACGGGGAAGTTAAAAATAATCAACTTGCGTCCGATGAACAAATAAATGAGTGGGCTCTCCATTTTAAAGAGTTTGTCAAATGGGATAAAGTGAAGGCCATTTTAGAAGGGGATGTGTAA
- the cobS gene encoding adenosylcobinamide-GDP ribazoletransferase codes for MKGLLLALQFFTIIPVHKNLPMEKQQISVMYSLFPWIGASIGAFASISLYFEWSTLMTGFTVVFLGILLSGGLHMDGFIDTSDAFFSYKDRLKRLEILDDPRVGAFGVMAVVLLVIGKVIIVSEVLAAESFHGIFILLIPFFSRAILTMLFGLTRSAKESGLAHFFKQKMNVNVVLLTTLCNFFIGLFLIGWFTDWLIAITFATVLIVFICLFRRWAWKNFGGITGDLLGASVEVSEVVLWMTLLLLLS; via the coding sequence ATGAAGGGCTTGTTATTAGCACTTCAATTTTTCACCATCATTCCTGTGCATAAAAATTTACCAATGGAAAAGCAGCAAATCTCAGTAATGTATAGCCTGTTCCCCTGGATTGGTGCTAGTATTGGGGCATTTGCTAGTATATCGCTCTATTTTGAATGGAGTACGTTGATGACGGGGTTTACCGTTGTATTTCTAGGAATCCTTTTATCGGGTGGTCTCCATATGGATGGGTTTATTGACACTTCCGATGCATTTTTCTCGTATAAGGATCGACTGAAGCGATTAGAGATTCTAGATGATCCCCGAGTCGGAGCTTTTGGAGTAATGGCAGTTGTTTTATTGGTCATCGGAAAAGTGATTATTGTTTCTGAAGTGTTGGCAGCCGAATCGTTTCACGGGATTTTTATCTTGCTTATCCCTTTTTTCTCGAGGGCAATATTAACGATGCTATTCGGGTTAACGAGAAGCGCGAAAGAGAGTGGACTTGCTCACTTTTTTAAGCAAAAAATGAATGTAAATGTTGTTTTACTTACAACTTTATGTAATTTTTTTATTGGGTTATTCCTAATAGGTTGGTTTACGGATTGGTTAATTGCAATCACATTTGCTACAGTTTTAATCGTATTTATTTGTTTATTTCGACGATGGGCATGGAAGAACTTTGGTGGAATTACGGGGGATTTGCTTGGGGCAAGTGTGGAAGTTTCGGAGGTGGTACTATGGATGACCCTTTTACTATTACTCTCATAA
- a CDS encoding histidine phosphatase family protein, with translation MDDPFTITLIRHLPTNGNREKKYIGWTDESIISGIKTKKTSTEINQVTGSDLVRCKQTAEQLFHGIPYVANANFRECSFGDWEEKTYNELKEDTFYKAWLENPREVAPPNGESLANMEERVLKGFYDVVEKFELPVIVTHGGPTRFLLTKFADVEKSFWNWDVPHGCMYKLQWKDKKDVLEGKRCMSFSVEHLMESALM, from the coding sequence ATGGATGACCCTTTTACTATTACTCTCATAAGACATTTGCCGACGAATGGGAATCGAGAGAAAAAATATATCGGTTGGACCGATGAATCGATTATTTCTGGAATCAAAACAAAAAAAACTTCCACTGAAATTAACCAAGTTACTGGTAGCGATTTGGTTCGCTGCAAGCAAACAGCAGAACAGTTATTCCATGGAATTCCTTATGTTGCAAATGCAAATTTTCGAGAATGCTCCTTTGGTGATTGGGAAGAAAAAACATATAATGAATTAAAAGAGGATACATTTTATAAGGCTTGGCTTGAAAATCCCCGGGAAGTGGCTCCACCAAATGGCGAGTCACTGGCAAACATGGAAGAGCGTGTGCTCAAAGGGTTTTATGATGTGGTAGAAAAATTTGAACTGCCTGTTATAGTGACGCATGGCGGGCCAACTCGATTTTTATTAACAAAGTTTGCAGATGTTGAAAAGAGTTTTTGGAATTGGGATGTGCCCCATGGGTGTATGTATAAACTGCAATGGAAAGATAAAAAAGACGTACTGGAGGGAAAGCGGTGCATGTCATTTTCGGTGGAGCATTTAATGGAAAGCGCACTTATGTAG
- a CDS encoding bifunctional adenosylcobinamide kinase/adenosylcobinamide-phosphate guanylyltransferase — protein sequence MHVIFGGAFNGKRTYVEHLVHGRSVQWMDAAEDIPVLLPQTEVIVVVGVENMMEPELNKLLEQLEQWGEQAEVIVIATEIGRGIVPMEASLRQLRDEVGRFYQHLFTKADRVTRIWYGIAQTIKGDDWDENLHKNG from the coding sequence GTGCATGTCATTTTCGGTGGAGCATTTAATGGAAAGCGCACTTATGTAGAACATCTTGTTCACGGGCGAAGCGTACAGTGGATGGATGCCGCGGAAGATATTCCAGTTTTATTGCCACAAACAGAAGTAATTGTTGTAGTTGGGGTAGAAAATATGATGGAACCTGAGTTGAACAAGTTACTCGAGCAGCTAGAACAATGGGGAGAACAAGCTGAAGTTATAGTTATTGCAACAGAAATTGGACGTGGAATTGTACCGATGGAAGCAAGCTTACGACAGTTGCGAGATGAAGTCGGAAGATTTTATCAACATCTTTTTACAAAAGCGGACCGAGTAACACGAATTTGGTATGGAATTGCACAAACAATAAAGGGAGATGATTGGGATGAAAATTTACACAAAAACGGGTGA
- a CDS encoding cob(I)yrinic acid a,c-diamide adenosyltransferase: MKIYTKTGDKGQTGLIGGRTDKDDIRVETYGTIDEVNSFIGKAMTELDSTIFKDVLEDLETIQHELFDCGGDLANVSNRRVYKMTDEPIEAMEKRIDVLVEEGPVLERFILPGGTSAAATLHIARTITRRAERQMVTLMKTEEDVPAVVQRYLNRLSDYLFAAARVANAREKVSDVEYLRSAKVFKNVGSVKEEGK; the protein is encoded by the coding sequence ATGAAAATTTACACAAAAACGGGTGACAAAGGGCAAACAGGATTAATCGGAGGAAGAACAGACAAAGATGATATTCGAGTAGAAACATACGGCACGATCGATGAAGTGAATTCGTTTATTGGGAAGGCAATGACTGAATTAGATTCAACGATTTTCAAGGACGTTTTAGAGGATTTAGAAACGATTCAACATGAATTATTCGACTGTGGTGGAGACTTAGCGAATGTATCGAATCGCCGAGTATATAAAATGACGGACGAACCGATTGAAGCAATGGAAAAACGTATTGATGTGCTTGTAGAAGAAGGCCCAGTGCTAGAACGATTCATTTTACCAGGTGGAACGTCAGCTGCTGCAACACTTCATATTGCTCGCACAATTACAAGACGTGCAGAGCGTCAAATGGTCACATTGATGAAAACAGAAGAAGATGTGCCGGCGGTTGTGCAACGCTATTTGAATCGCTTATCTGATTATTTATTCGCAGCAGCACGTGTCGCTAATGCGCGAGAAAAGGTGTCGGATGTAGAATATTTACGCAGTGCAAAAGTATTTAAAAATGTAGGAAGCGTAAAAGAAGAGGGGAAGTAA
- a CDS encoding ECF transporter S component has translation MKLRLLTLAAMFAALCAIGAFVKIPVGIGSAALDTVPALVSAAFLPPVYAGAASLIGHLSSSLYAGFPLGPLHLLIGAEMFIILFIFTKLHQAGLHIWKWIFFIFANSVIATLPFYWIISPAFFVAVLPGITIATILNAGIAMIVSPVVVRVMDRVKTHA, from the coding sequence ATGAAGCTTCGCTTACTAACGCTCGCAGCAATGTTTGCAGCATTATGTGCCATTGGTGCATTCGTGAAAATCCCAGTAGGTATTGGGAGCGCTGCGCTTGATACCGTTCCAGCACTTGTATCCGCTGCATTTTTACCACCTGTTTATGCAGGAGCTGCATCTCTAATTGGTCATTTATCTTCGTCCCTTTATGCAGGATTTCCTTTAGGACCATTGCATTTATTAATTGGTGCGGAAATGTTTATTATATTATTTATATTTACGAAACTTCATCAAGCGGGATTGCATATATGGAAATGGATATTTTTTATATTTGCAAATAGTGTCATTGCAACACTTCCTTTTTATTGGATCATTTCGCCAGCATTTTTTGTTGCGGTTTTACCCGGAATTACAATTGCAACTATTTTGAATGCTGGAATTGCGATGATTGTCTCTCCAGTAGTTGTGCGGGTAATGGATAGAGTGAAAACCCATGCGTAA
- a CDS encoding (Fe-S)-binding protein: MNPLLITNWVLFVAVTLYAIGLFAYLLKTRYAYIKLGKKVEFEDNVKERLRKIWVYVFGQKKLLKDKKSGAIHVMFFYGFLLVQFGALDFIWKGLAPGSHLPLGSVYPAFTFFQEIVTLVILIAVVWAFYRRYIEKLVRLKRGWKNGLVLIFIGGLMVSVLVGNGMGMIWHGHDAAWTEPIASSIGTILGFIPPTAAAVVFYVMWWAHLLFLLTFLVYVPQSKHFHLITGPANVYFHRLDNVGKLRPINFEEEEDEDADEEEMPSFGVGRIQDFTQAQMIDLYACVECGRCTNMCPATGTGKMLSPMDLIVKLRDHLTLTGAVETKTKPWVPALAFQGTKGNQLAMAAGAEGVVIEDIYSPSLIGDVITEEEIWACTTCRNCEDQCPVMNEHVDKIIDLRRYLVMTEGKMDPDAQRAMTNIERQGNPWGLNRKEKENWRDARPEVHIPTVKEVSKAGEEFEYLFWVGSMGSFDNRSQKIALAFAHLMNEAGVKFAILGNKEKNSGDTPRRLGNEFLFQELASNNISEFEKAGVTKIVTIDPHAYNIFKNEYSDFGWSGEVLHHTEMLYDLVQAGRLKPKYAVEETITFHDSCYLGRYNDVYDAPREVLKAIPGVKLVEMDRNRETGMCCGAGGGLMWMEEHVGNRVNVARTEQALEVNPTIISSGCPYCLTMLSDGTKAKEVEETVGTYDIAELLEKSVFGEFIPPVEEEEVEPIVQ, translated from the coding sequence ATGAATCCATTATTAATCACAAACTGGGTGCTGTTTGTAGCAGTTACTTTGTACGCAATCGGTTTGTTCGCATATTTATTGAAAACAAGGTATGCATATATCAAACTGGGGAAAAAAGTAGAATTTGAAGACAATGTGAAGGAAAGACTTCGCAAAATCTGGGTGTATGTTTTCGGCCAAAAGAAGCTATTAAAAGATAAGAAAAGTGGAGCAATCCATGTTATGTTCTTCTATGGCTTTTTATTAGTTCAATTTGGGGCACTCGATTTTATTTGGAAAGGGTTAGCACCTGGTTCACATTTGCCACTAGGGTCTGTGTATCCAGCGTTTACATTTTTCCAAGAAATCGTGACACTTGTTATTTTAATAGCGGTTGTGTGGGCATTCTACCGACGCTATATTGAAAAATTAGTACGTCTAAAACGCGGATGGAAAAATGGGCTAGTGCTTATTTTCATCGGTGGGTTAATGGTTTCCGTTTTAGTTGGTAATGGAATGGGAATGATCTGGCATGGCCATGATGCAGCTTGGACCGAGCCGATTGCTTCCTCAATTGGCACAATACTAGGTTTCATTCCACCAACAGCAGCCGCAGTAGTTTTCTATGTAATGTGGTGGGCACATTTACTTTTCCTACTAACATTCTTAGTGTATGTACCACAATCAAAGCATTTCCACTTAATAACTGGTCCTGCAAACGTTTACTTCCACCGTTTAGACAATGTTGGAAAATTACGTCCGATCAATTTCGAAGAGGAAGAAGACGAAGATGCGGACGAAGAAGAAATGCCTTCATTTGGTGTAGGTCGCATACAAGACTTTACACAAGCACAAATGATCGACTTATACGCATGTGTAGAATGTGGACGTTGTACAAATATGTGTCCAGCTACGGGAACAGGCAAAATGCTGTCACCGATGGACTTAATCGTAAAGCTTCGGGATCATTTAACACTTACTGGAGCAGTTGAAACAAAAACAAAACCATGGGTACCAGCACTTGCTTTTCAAGGAACAAAAGGAAACCAACTTGCGATGGCTGCTGGAGCAGAAGGCGTAGTAATTGAAGACATTTATAGTCCGTCACTAATCGGGGATGTTATTACAGAAGAAGAAATTTGGGCTTGTACAACTTGCCGTAACTGTGAAGACCAATGTCCAGTTATGAATGAGCATGTAGATAAAATTATTGACCTACGTCGCTACTTAGTTATGACGGAAGGAAAAATGGATCCAGATGCACAAAGAGCAATGACGAATATTGAGCGTCAAGGAAATCCGTGGGGCTTGAATCGTAAGGAGAAAGAAAACTGGAGAGATGCACGTCCAGAAGTGCACATCCCAACAGTAAAAGAAGTATCGAAAGCTGGAGAAGAATTTGAATACTTATTCTGGGTTGGCTCGATGGGATCGTTCGATAATCGTTCACAAAAAATCGCTTTAGCGTTTGCACATTTGATGAACGAAGCTGGAGTGAAGTTCGCCATTCTTGGCAATAAAGAAAAGAACTCAGGAGACACACCTCGTCGTCTAGGAAATGAATTCTTATTCCAAGAGCTAGCGTCGAACAATATTTCCGAATTTGAAAAAGCTGGAGTAACAAAGATCGTCACAATTGATCCGCATGCATATAATATCTTTAAAAATGAATACAGCGATTTCGGATGGAGCGGAGAAGTGCTTCACCATACTGAAATGCTTTATGATCTAGTGCAAGCTGGTCGCTTGAAACCAAAATATGCAGTGGAAGAAACGATTACATTCCACGATTCTTGTTACTTAGGTCGATATAATGATGTATACGACGCACCACGTGAAGTGTTGAAAGCAATTCCGGGTGTGAAGTTAGTTGAAATGGATCGTAACCGCGAAACAGGAATGTGTTGTGGAGCAGGCGGCGGATTGATGTGGATGGAAGAGCATGTTGGAAATCGTGTAAACGTAGCTCGTACTGAACAGGCGCTTGAAGTAAACCCAACCATCATTTCTTCTGGATGTCCGTATTGCTTAACGATGCTATCGGACGGTACGAAAGCGAAGGAAGTAGAGGAAACAGTCGGCACTTATGACATTGCAGAGCTTCTTGAAAAATCTGTTTTCGGAGAGTTCATTCCACCAGTTGAAGAGGAAGAAGTAGAACCAATCGTTCAATAA
- a CDS encoding acetyl-CoA C-acetyltransferase: MTKTVILDGARTAFGKFGGALSSLTASDLGGVAIKEALSRAGVPADEVDEVIMGTVLQAGQGQIPSRQAAAKAGIPWSVKTETINKVCASGMRSVTLADQLIRLGDEEIIVAGGMESMSNAPYYLPKGRFGLRMGDAQMVDGMVYDGLSCSFHPKHVHMGTYGNTTAESFELSREKQDEWSFRSHDLALKAIDNGIFAEEIVSVEIPQRKGDPIVVNEDEAPRRDTAIESLAKLKPAFGSEGTITAGNAPGINDGACAIVLTSEAKAKELGREPLAYVLGHAEIAIEPENFPQTPGIVINKLLDKTGKSLDEIDLFEINEAFAAVALVSSQIAGLDEAKVNVNGGAVALGHPIGASGARIILTLAYELKRRGGGIGVAAICSGGGQGDAIMIEVPKTGGSNA, encoded by the coding sequence ATGACAAAGACGGTTATTTTGGATGGCGCACGTACAGCTTTTGGGAAATTCGGAGGGGCACTTAGTAGTTTAACGGCTTCTGACCTTGGAGGAGTTGCCATTAAAGAAGCATTATCTCGTGCAGGAGTACCAGCTGATGAAGTGGATGAAGTAATTATGGGAACCGTTTTACAAGCAGGTCAGGGGCAAATTCCTTCTAGACAAGCGGCAGCAAAAGCAGGTATTCCATGGTCAGTCAAAACCGAAACGATTAACAAAGTATGTGCTTCAGGTATGAGAAGTGTCACTTTAGCAGATCAATTAATCCGTCTTGGAGATGAAGAAATCATCGTTGCTGGTGGAATGGAATCAATGTCGAATGCTCCCTATTATTTACCAAAAGGTAGATTCGGACTTCGTATGGGAGATGCGCAAATGGTGGATGGCATGGTCTATGACGGACTTTCTTGTTCATTCCATCCAAAGCATGTGCATATGGGGACTTACGGAAATACGACGGCAGAATCATTTGAACTTTCTCGTGAGAAGCAAGATGAATGGTCTTTTAGAAGTCATGACCTTGCCTTAAAAGCGATAGACAACGGCATTTTTGCAGAAGAAATTGTCTCTGTGGAAATTCCACAACGAAAAGGCGATCCAATCGTCGTAAACGAAGACGAAGCACCTCGCCGTGATACAGCAATTGAGTCACTAGCGAAATTAAAACCAGCATTTGGTAGCGAAGGAACGATTACTGCAGGAAACGCACCGGGAATAAATGACGGAGCTTGTGCAATTGTTTTAACAAGTGAAGCAAAGGCAAAAGAGCTTGGAAGAGAGCCACTTGCATACGTGCTAGGTCACGCTGAAATAGCAATTGAACCAGAAAACTTCCCACAAACACCAGGTATAGTAATCAATAAATTACTTGATAAAACAGGGAAATCACTAGATGAAATTGATTTATTTGAAATAAATGAAGCATTTGCTGCTGTTGCACTAGTAAGTAGCCAAATCGCGGGTCTCGATGAAGCAAAAGTGAACGTAAACGGCGGTGCAGTAGCGCTCGGTCATCCAATTGGAGCATCTGGAGCACGAATTATTTTAACACTTGCTTATGAACTGAAACGCCGCGGTGGTGGCATTGGAGTAGCCGCAATTTGTTCGGGAGGCGGGCAAGGAGACGCTATTATGATCGAAGTTCCAAAAACAGGGGGAAGCAACGCATGA
- a CDS encoding 3-hydroxybutyryl-CoA dehydrogenase, with amino-acid sequence MTIQKIMVIGAGQMGSGIAQVCAQAGFEVILNDREQQFYDRGIQTITKNLSRNVEKGRMTEDQKQAVLSNITKSLSIEDANDVDLVIEAAVENMEIKQSIFKQLDEITPKHTILATNTSSLPITEIAAATNRPEQVIGMHFMNPVPVMKLVEIIRGLATSDEVYTAIEEMTKKLGKTPVEVNDFPGFVSNRILMPMINEAIYTLYEGVATKEAIDDVMKMGMNHPMGPLQLADFIGLDTCLYIMEILHEGFGDSKYRPCPLLRKYVKAGWLGKKSGRGFYSYE; translated from the coding sequence ATGACAATTCAAAAAATAATGGTAATCGGAGCAGGTCAAATGGGATCTGGAATTGCTCAAGTTTGCGCACAAGCTGGATTCGAAGTGATATTAAATGACCGCGAACAACAATTTTACGATCGTGGCATTCAAACAATTACGAAAAACTTGTCACGTAACGTCGAAAAAGGTCGTATGACAGAAGATCAAAAACAAGCAGTTCTTAGCAATATTACAAAATCACTCTCCATCGAAGACGCAAATGATGTCGATTTAGTCATCGAAGCAGCAGTAGAAAACATGGAAATCAAACAATCGATTTTCAAACAATTAGATGAAATAACACCAAAACATACAATTTTGGCAACGAACACTTCCTCTTTACCAATCACGGAAATTGCAGCGGCAACGAATCGTCCGGAGCAAGTAATCGGTATGCATTTTATGAATCCAGTGCCAGTGATGAAACTGGTAGAAATTATCCGAGGATTAGCAACATCCGATGAAGTATATACAGCAATAGAAGAAATGACGAAAAAACTAGGCAAAACACCAGTGGAAGTAAATGACTTCCCAGGTTTCGTTTCCAACCGTATTTTAATGCCGATGATCAACGAAGCAATTTATACACTTTATGAAGGTGTCGCAACAAAAGAAGCAATCGACGATGTGATGAAAATGGGTATGAATCACCCTATGGGACCGCTTCAATTAGCAGATTTTATTGGTTTAGATACTTGTTTGTATATTATGGAAATTTTACACGAAGGTTTTGGGGACAGCAAATACCGTCCGTGTCCACTGCTTAGAAAATACGTTAAAGCAGGTTGGTTAGGCAAGAAATCAGGTCGAGGCTTCTACAGCTACGAGTAA